In Desulfovibrio sp. UCD-KL4C, a single genomic region encodes these proteins:
- a CDS encoding Rha family transcriptional regulator: MAEKNLANSRTSDNSSVVGSPTLVVSNGKPVVTSITIAEHFSKQHKNVLQSIEKLEVPDNFRQLNFQPSSYVNAQNKKQPSYNLTRDGFAYLVMGFTGKKASAWKIRYLEAFNAMEQELLQKQANTNVYIGKIEAEHPLWYNHINLFVQNECRPDPDSTISKDDIYTHYCNFCTRNNVSPVHRARLFTTLYCLTTYVRETRPRVNGKRPRILANIAITPQLEAVSKLSLSDNPAPKIVQKAEPVSYGHVQQNTNLATAKKVMLKNLEQLPRAERQAMLMAYDALIEAEQIIAGEVNNG; this comes from the coding sequence ATGGCTGAAAAGAACTTAGCCAATTCACGAACTTCTGACAACAGTTCAGTTGTCGGTTCACCCACGCTTGTTGTCTCAAACGGCAAGCCTGTAGTTACATCTATTACGATTGCCGAGCATTTCAGCAAGCAGCACAAGAATGTATTGCAATCAATTGAAAAGCTCGAAGTTCCAGACAATTTTAGACAGCTGAATTTTCAGCCGTCCTCTTACGTCAATGCTCAGAACAAAAAACAGCCTTCTTACAACCTCACCCGTGACGGCTTCGCATATCTCGTAATGGGCTTCACAGGCAAAAAAGCATCAGCATGGAAAATTCGTTACCTTGAAGCTTTCAATGCAATGGAACAAGAGCTGTTGCAAAAGCAGGCCAACACCAACGTATACATAGGCAAAATCGAAGCAGAACATCCGCTATGGTATAACCATATCAATCTGTTCGTACAAAATGAATGCCGCCCAGATCCTGACAGCACGATTTCAAAAGATGATATCTACACCCATTATTGCAATTTTTGCACTCGCAATAATGTATCACCAGTTCACCGCGCCCGTCTATTTACGACTTTATATTGTCTCACAACCTATGTTCGTGAAACCCGTCCAAGAGTGAACGGCAAGCGGCCTCGTATTTTGGCAAATATTGCCATTACGCCGCAACTGGAAGCGGTTTCGAAACTTTCACTTAGTGACAATCCGGCGCCAAAAATTGTGCAAAAAGCCGAGCCAGTAAGCTATGGCCATGTTCAACAGAACACGAATTTAGCCACAGCAAAAAAAGTCATGCTCAAAAATCTGGAACAACTTCCAAGAGCAGAACGCCAAGCAATGCTAATGGCCTACGATGCGCTTATTGAAGCTGAACAGATTATAGCCGGAGAGGTGAACAATGGGTAA